The genomic DNA GCCCGCGTTTGTCGCACTCGGCCACCTCGGTCAGGCTACTGTCGATAAACGCCTCGGCCGTCACGTCGCGCACCGCGCCGTCGCTGTAATGCGCCAGCACCGTCATTTGCAGCTTCATGCCGGGCAAGGAGATCTGCGGTCCCTGCGGCGCTAGCTCAATCTTGGTTACTCGTGGGGTGTCCAGATCGAGCTTCACCCCGGCCGCGATCCACTCCCGCAATAGCCCGTAATACGGCTCGCCGGGCCGGGTCAAAACGCCTCCCACGTGTGGCACACCCCCCGAGGGCTTGAGCAGCATCAGGCTCTGCTCAGGCGCCGCGCGGTTGAAACGACGTCCCGCCAAGTCGTCGGTCAAGGCGCGATGATCGAACTCGGGATCGTATCCCCGCAGGCTCAACTTGAATCCGTTCTTGCCGCCATCCGATCCGTGACACGTCCCCGCGTTGCAGCCCATCTTGGACATGACCGGCATCACGTCGCGCACAAAGCTCACCGTGTACGGCGCGGCCACGCCGCTCACCTTCACCGGCACGGTCACGCTTTGGCCAGCCAGTTCAAACACAAGCTGCGCTTCGCCATCGATCGCCGCGCGCACTTGTCCCGACGGGCTCACCGTCACTCGATCGCTCGGCGCCGTCAATGTCGCTAGCCGAGTGGCGTCCAGCCGCTCGCCAGCGGCGGTCACGGCTGTCAGCAGCAGTTGGCGATAGGCGTACTTGTTGGTTAGTTCAATTGCCGTCGGCTGTGCTTCGAGTTTCACCACCGTCGCCCCGGCGGGTAGCTGTTCCGTCTCGGCCACCGGCGCCGGCGGCGCGTCGTCGGCCAGCGCGCCCCCCAGGCCCAGCGTCAGCGCCAAGCTACCCATCAACCAGCGTGTTGCTAATCGTCGCATCAGGCTGCTTCCTTCGTCTTGGCCACTTATGCGCTTGGTTGTTCGCTCATTTGCTTGCCGTCGCCCCGCTGGCCGGCGCGAGGGGCGCCGGCACGAATTCTTTGACCAGCTTGCCTGTCTCGGCTTCGCTCAATCGCACCATCCCGTCGAACCCGCCCGAAGCGACTTCCTTGCCGTCCTTGCGAAACGCCACGGCAAAGACCGCGCCGATCTGGCCTTCGAGCTTCGATTGCAATTTACCGTCCTCAGCCAGGTAAACACGCACCTCGCCGCTGCTCCCCTCGCTCGAACCGACTACGAAGCGCGTGCCATCGACATTGAAGTCGACGCTGTAGATACGCCCCGGCATCGCCTCGTAGGCCCGCACCAGGTTGAAGTCGTCGCCGATCACGCGGGCTTGCGTGCGATAGATTTTGTATAGCTTTGGCGTGCCATCGGCCCCGCCGCAAATCACCTGATCGTCGGCCGGCTGGCGTCCCGGACGCAGGTCGAGCGTCATCAGGCCCCCTTTCAGCGCACCGGGCGTGATGCTGGTGATGTTGTCCACAAACCGCTGCGTGGCCACTTCGGTCAACTTCATCGATCGGTCGCGGCTCACGCTCATCAGGTGCGAGGCGTCCGTCGAAAAGACCGTATCCAGCACCCAATCGCTGTGCGCGCCCTGGTAGAGGACCTGCTGGCCGCTGTTCACGTCGATTGCGCGCAGGGTGTTGTCCGCGCAGCCAAAGGCGATTCGCGTTCCGTCGGGCGACCAACTCACGCCATACACCGTGTCGTAGGTCAGCCCTTGCGATAGCGTCAACTTCCGTTCGGCCACGTCCCAGATTTGCACCTCGCCAAATCGCCCGGGCGAGCCCCCCGTCACCGCCAGCAATTTGCCGTCGGGCGAGAACGCCAGCGACTCAATTCGCTCGGCCAGGCCAATCAGCCGCGCGACCAACTCCGAGCCGTCGGATTTGTGCAGCAGCACTTCGTGATAGCCCGAGACAGCCAGAAATTGTCCATCGGGCGAGTAATCGAGGGCGCTGATGACCGGCGCCGCCTGATAGACCGGCGGATGCGCCGCGTCGACGACCGTCTTGCCCGAGGCCGGCGAGTCGTCCTCCGCCCCTTGCGTCACCCAGTTGCGAATCAGTTCAATTTGCAGCGCTGCCAGCGCCGGTCGCCCTTTGGGCATCGCTGGCGCCTCGCCACCGGTTGGCGTAATTTGCTCGACAATGGTGCTCTCGTCGGGCTTGCCCGGCACAAGCCCCGGCAATTCCGTCTCCCCCGGCTTGAGCATGTCGGCGATGGAGGTCAGCACCAGTCCCCCACCAGCTTTAGCCGGTTGATGGCATCCCTGGCAATGCTCCTGGAAGATCGGCCGCACGTCCTTCCAATAGCTCACTTTGGCGGGCGCGGCGGCAGGCGGTTCCTCAGCCGTGGCGATTGTCGCCGCAATCACCAGCGACACGGCGAGCGCCGCGGTCAAGCGACGCGCAATACGGTGCGACCATTTCATGCCGTCAGGTCCCTGCTCTAGCCAGGCGCCTCGAAGCCAAAACTAGACTACCACCGCGGACCACATGGCGAAAGCAGATGCCCCCAAGCCGACCGACAGACCGCTAGACCATTTCCCACGATTGGCGGCCATAAGAAAAGCCGGCTATATTCTCAGCATCCCGCCTTGGCCTGTACGTGTCCCACCTGTTAGAGGCCCACGATGGACCGGCCGCGCTGTTGGGGTCCGCTCCGCCGCCGCGAGTTTCTCCGCGCCGGCGCCTTGGCGCTGGGCGGCGCCTCGCTGGCCGATGTGCTCGCCGCTCGGGCGGCCACAAACAACTCCACCGCCGACACCTCGGTCATCCTTTTCTGGATGTGGGGCGGGCCGAGTCACTTCGAAACCTACGATCCCAAGCCGGCGGCGCCGCTTGAGTATCGCGGGCCGTTTCGCTCCATCCAGTCCACCGTCCCCGGCATGGACCTTTGCGAGGTCTTTCCCCTACAAGCGCGGCTGGGGAACCACATCTCGCTGATCCGCTCGTTGCACCACGAAATGTCGGCGCATAACGACGGTTCGATCGAGCTATTGACCGGCAAGACGCCGGCGCAGATCGACCCCACCTCGACCGCCCGTTCCGACCATCCCGATTTCGGCATGATCGCCAGTCGGTTGCGCGGCGCGCGCCTCGATGGTGTGCCGCAGTATGTCGGCATTCCGCGTCAGCCCTTCATGACGCAGCCTACCTATCTCGGCATCGCCCATTCGGCGCTCGCCGCCGGCGACCCGTCGGCCGCCGACTACCGGCCCCCCAATCTCACCCTTTCGGCAGGTGTCGATGGCCACCGCCTCGACGATCGCGCCACGATGATCTCCCGCTTCGACCGGCTGCGCCGCGACCTCGACCGCAGCGGCGCGCTCGAAGGAGTCGACGAGTTTCGCGCCCGCGCGCTCGAGATGCTCACCCATCCCACCGTCGCCACGGCCTTCGACATCTCGCGCGAGGACGACCGCCTCCGCGACCGTTACGGGCGGCACCTCTGGGGTCAGTCCTGCCTCTTGGCTCGCCGCCTGGCCGAGGCCGGCACGGCGGTCATCACCGTCGACGCCTTGGCGCCCACCCTCGCCGACCGCTATTTCAGTTGGGACGACCATATCAACGTCGATACCCGCTGGGACCTGGCCGACGCCATGCGCTATCGCGCGCCGTTCATGGATCAGGCCATCTCGGCGCTCATCGAAGATCTGCGTCAGCGCGGGCTTGATCGTCGCGTGATGGTCGTCGCCGTCGGCGAGTTTGGCCGCACCCCGCGAGTCAACAACGTGGCGGGCCTGTTGGGCCGCGATCATTGGCCCGGCGCCATGTCGGCGATGGTGTCGGGCGGTGGACTGCGCATGGGGCAAGTGGTCGGCGCCACCAACTCCAAGGGGGAATATCCCGCCGAGCGCCCTTTGCGTCCGCAGGACCTGTTGGCCACCATCTACCAGCACCTGGGCGTCAACCCGCAGACGGCCTTCAAAGACTTTCGCGGGCGGCCGTTTCCGATCCTATCCGATGGCCAGCCCATCGCCGAACTGGCATAGCGCCAGACATGGCCGCGCCCGCCAAATTTGCACCCGCGGCGTTGCGCGACCACAATCGTGGCGAATCATCACTTTGCTCCGGCGCCGCGAGGATCGAAATGTCGCGCATCATTCGCCACAGCTTCTGCTGCTTCGTTTTTCTGGCCTCCACCGCGCTGGCCGGCGATCGGCTGACGCCCGAGATCGAACAGATCATTCGCGAGCCGCGCTTCAAGAACGCCCACTGGGGGGTGCTGGTCGTCGACCTGAAGACGGGCGACGTCGTCTACGAACACAACGCCGATCAGCTTTTTGCGCCCGCCTCGACCACCAAGCTCTATTCGGTCGCCGCCGCTCTCGATCGCCTCGGCAAGGACTTTCGTTTTGAAACTCCCATCTACCGACGTGGAGAACTGGTCGATGGCCAATTGCAGGGCGACCTCATCCTGGTCGCCAGCGGCGACCTCACGCTAGGGGGCCGCACCACCGCCAACGGCGAAATCGCCTTTGCCAACCACGATCACACCTACGCCAACGGCACTTCCGAAGCCGAACTTACGGACCCCGACCCCCTCGCCGGACTCGACGATCTGGCGCGGCAAGTCGCCAGCGCCGGGATCAAGCGTCACCTTGGCGAGGTGGTCATCGACGATCGGATCTTCGATTCCGCCAGTTCCACCGGCAGCGGCCCTGCTCAGCTTGGACCCATCTTGGTCAACGACAACGTGATTGACTTGCACATTGCCCCCGGCAAGCAAGGAGAGCCGGCGGTCGTTGAACACCGGCCACAAGCGTCGATTCTCAAGGTCAAAAACAAGGTCCGCACCGCCAAGCCGAAAAGCGCCACCTTAATCGGTGTTGACGCTTCGACTCCGTGGACCATTACCATCGAAGGTCAAATTGCCGCCGATCACAAACCGGTGCTTCATGTGTACGAAATCCCCGACGCCGCCAGTTGGGCCCGCACCCTGCTCATCGAGGCCCTGAAGCGCGCGGGCGTGGAAACCAATGCCAAACTCGATATGCCGAACCCCAGCGAGATACTGCCCGAAAAGATGGATTATGCCGGTTTCGAGCAAACGGCCCTGCTGCGCTCGCCCCCTTTCTCGGAGAACGCGCGCCTGATCCTCAAGGTCAGTCACAATTTGCACGCCAGCACCCTGCCTCTCCTGCTCGCCGCTCGCGAAGGCAAACGCTCGCTGGCGGCGGGCCTGCGCATGCAGCACGACTTCTTGAAGAACGCTGGCGTCGCCGTGGACGAGATTTCCTTTGGCGGCGCGGCGGGCGGCGCTAATGCCGACTTCACTACCCCGCGCGTCAACGTGCAACTCTTGCGTTCTATGAGCACGCGCCCCGACTTCGAGGTCTACGAGCGTGCGCTGCCGGTCCTTGGCGTCGATGGCACCTTGTCCGACGCGGTCGCCGCCGATAGCCCCGCGCGCGGCAAAGCACAAGCCAAGACCGGCACACTCTACTGGCGCAACACTATGAACCAGCGCTATCTGCTCACCAGCAAAGCGCTGGCCGGTTATTTGACCGCCGCCAGCGGCCGGCGACTCGCCTTCTCGCTGGTGGTCAATGGGGTTCACATCAATGGCGTCACCGACCGCACCGAAATTGGCCAAACCCTCGGCCGCCTGTGCGAGATCATCCACCAGGCGAATTGACGCGGCCAATCGGCCTTGCGACCGGACGCGATCACGCCGTACTGCCTTCTCTGCGCCTCGGCGACACCGCGGCTTAATCTTGCTTCTGCCCCACGCCATTGACCGTCTCGCCACTACTCCGGCACCCACAGGCTAGCCGCCGGTGGCCGTCCTAACCGCCGCGCCTTGATCCGCACATACGGCGCCACGTAGCAAGCGCGGTGTCCAAAGCTGCCTACTGGCTCGTTTGGCTTGGCGTGTACCGGTTCGATCAAATCTTCGACCACAAACCCTGCCCGGCACATTCCGCCGATCATTTCTTCCCAGCGGTGCAGGTATTCGTCGGCGCCCGTCTCGCGCAGCATCGAGGTCGCCACCGGCGGCAGCGGCGTCTCGCGGTAGTAACGCTCCCCCAACAAATAGCCCGCCTCGCTCGACGGCGCTAGTTCGGTTTGCAGGCTCGCCGGTTGCTTGTGCTGGCTGATGTACAGCCCCCCCGGCGCGAGCACCCGCGCCACCTCGCGATACAC from Pirellulales bacterium includes the following:
- the dacB gene encoding D-alanyl-D-alanine carboxypeptidase/D-alanyl-D-alanine-endopeptidase, with amino-acid sequence MSRIIRHSFCCFVFLASTALAGDRLTPEIEQIIREPRFKNAHWGVLVVDLKTGDVVYEHNADQLFAPASTTKLYSVAAALDRLGKDFRFETPIYRRGELVDGQLQGDLILVASGDLTLGGRTTANGEIAFANHDHTYANGTSEAELTDPDPLAGLDDLARQVASAGIKRHLGEVVIDDRIFDSASSTGSGPAQLGPILVNDNVIDLHIAPGKQGEPAVVEHRPQASILKVKNKVRTAKPKSATLIGVDASTPWTITIEGQIAADHKPVLHVYEIPDAASWARTLLIEALKRAGVETNAKLDMPNPSEILPEKMDYAGFEQTALLRSPPFSENARLILKVSHNLHASTLPLLLAAREGKRSLAAGLRMQHDFLKNAGVAVDEISFGGAAGGANADFTTPRVNVQLLRSMSTRPDFEVYERALPVLGVDGTLSDAVAADSPARGKAQAKTGTLYWRNTMNQRYLLTSKALAGYLTAASGRRLAFSLVVNGVHINGVTDRTEIGQTLGRLCEIIHQAN
- a CDS encoding DUF1501 domain-containing protein, with amino-acid sequence MDRPRCWGPLRRREFLRAGALALGGASLADVLAARAATNNSTADTSVILFWMWGGPSHFETYDPKPAAPLEYRGPFRSIQSTVPGMDLCEVFPLQARLGNHISLIRSLHHEMSAHNDGSIELLTGKTPAQIDPTSTARSDHPDFGMIASRLRGARLDGVPQYVGIPRQPFMTQPTYLGIAHSALAAGDPSAADYRPPNLTLSAGVDGHRLDDRATMISRFDRLRRDLDRSGALEGVDEFRARALEMLTHPTVATAFDISREDDRLRDRYGRHLWGQSCLLARRLAEAGTAVITVDALAPTLADRYFSWDDHINVDTRWDLADAMRYRAPFMDQAISALIEDLRQRGLDRRVMVVAVGEFGRTPRVNNVAGLLGRDHWPGAMSAMVSGGGLRMGQVVGATNSKGEYPAERPLRPQDLLATIYQHLGVNPQTAFKDFRGRPFPILSDGQPIAELA
- a CDS encoding class I SAM-dependent methyltransferase; protein product: MTHWRDKNRQAWDALARARHPFTLAARDEDFADPVRALDIAGWLTRPLTGARVLCLAAGGGRQSALFAAAGAEVTVVDISPEVLAIDRRVAEERQLNVRVIEGSMDDLSMLAEGSFNLVNQPVSTCYVPDIRAVYREVARVLAPGGLYISQHKQPASLQTELAPSSEAGYLLGERYYRETPLPPVATSMLRETGADEYLHRWEEMIGGMCRAGFVVEDLIEPVHAKPNEPVGSFGHRACYVAPYVRIKARRLGRPPAASLWVPE